The following coding sequences lie in one Arachis ipaensis cultivar K30076 chromosome B05, Araip1.1, whole genome shotgun sequence genomic window:
- the LOC107640309 gene encoding uncharacterized protein LOC107640309 isoform X1 yields MEERRRGFSVAAETPPPLLGLVAFAVLPPSGCCSAAKELEGSTPCHQFESVYDLDSDDELQWLNEMEMATSRTRSLIWKLHKLGREQLTGLIMLLELSISSRYNDLMLRIFSKHPDLFPEEFEHFDDFTIASSWERFVYFLSPLRSNLHEISITRHFIALL; encoded by the exons ATGGAGGAGAGAAGAAGGGGGTTCTCGGTCGCCGCTGAAACTCCACCGCCATTGCTAGGGCTTGTTGCCTTCGCTGTTCTGCCACCGTCGGGCTGCTGTTCCGCCGCCAAGGAGCTCGAAGGGAGTACCCCGTGTCACCAG TTCGAAAGTGTGTATGATTTGGATAGTGATGATGAACTGCAATGGCTAAATGAGATGGAGATG GCCACAAGCAGAACTAGATCGCTAATTTGGAAGCTTCACAAATTAGGGAGAGAGCAGTTGACAGGATTAATAATGTTATTGGAAC TTTCCATTTCTTCCAGATACAACGATTTGATGCTCAGAATATTTTCCAAACACCCAGATTTGTTCCCTGAAGAG TTTGAGCATTTTGATGATTTCACTATAGCTTCTTCATGGGAAaggtttgtttattttttgagccCTCTTCGTTCAAATTTGCATGAAATCTCAATTACAAGACACTTTATAGCATTACTGTAA
- the LOC107640309 gene encoding uncharacterized protein LOC107640309 isoform X2 — MEERRRGFSVAAETPPPLLGLVAFAVLPPSGCCSAAKELEGSTPCHQFESVYDLDSDDELQWLNEMEMATSRTRSLIWKLHKLGREQLTGLIMLLELSISSRYNDLMLRIFSKHPDLFPEEFEHFDDFTIASSWESSLLLKVQVV; from the exons ATGGAGGAGAGAAGAAGGGGGTTCTCGGTCGCCGCTGAAACTCCACCGCCATTGCTAGGGCTTGTTGCCTTCGCTGTTCTGCCACCGTCGGGCTGCTGTTCCGCCGCCAAGGAGCTCGAAGGGAGTACCCCGTGTCACCAG TTCGAAAGTGTGTATGATTTGGATAGTGATGATGAACTGCAATGGCTAAATGAGATGGAGATG GCCACAAGCAGAACTAGATCGCTAATTTGGAAGCTTCACAAATTAGGGAGAGAGCAGTTGACAGGATTAATAATGTTATTGGAAC TTTCCATTTCTTCCAGATACAACGATTTGATGCTCAGAATATTTTCCAAACACCCAGATTTGTTCCCTGAAGAG TTTGAGCATTTTGATGATTTCACTATAGCTTCTTCATGGGAAag CTCATTGCTCCTCAAAGTGCAAGTGGTGTAG